A genomic region of Mycobacterium senriense contains the following coding sequences:
- a CDS encoding Rv1157c family protein, producing the protein MATTWNLSKGLAAVVTASAVAFGLCPSAAADPAAPQPTPQPNAAAGLPGLPALSQLSPLIQQAASDPQQATQLLMAAAQAFAHNPSTPNESKNVAAAVNQFVAEPGAPTQHVPAAGVEPGLQAHLPAGINPAHAAGPAPAAAPAAPAPEAAPAPAAAPAPAAAPAPAPAPAAAPAPPPAPAPAPAPEAHLPAGIDPAHAAGPAPDAAPAAPGPAQPVNVPVAAAVPAPPAPAAAPPAAPPAPEAAPAPAPAPAPAPDAAPAAAAPGFGPDTPPTQDFMYPSIGTNCLADGTSAIATALSVAGPAKIPAPGPGPGQTAYVFTAVGTPGPAEVQKLPLNVTWVNLTTGKSGTVALQPRPDINPEGPTTLSAIVDTGSGSIMSTIFGQVTTKEKQCQFLPTIGSTVVP; encoded by the coding sequence GTGGCAACCACTTGGAATCTGTCCAAAGGTTTGGCCGCTGTCGTCACGGCATCGGCTGTCGCGTTCGGGCTCTGCCCGAGCGCGGCAGCCGACCCGGCGGCGCCGCAGCCGACACCGCAACCGAATGCGGCCGCAGGACTGCCGGGTCTGCCTGCCCTGTCGCAGCTGAGCCCGCTCATCCAGCAAGCGGCCTCCGACCCGCAGCAAGCGACACAGCTGCTGATGGCCGCAGCGCAAGCCTTCGCGCACAACCCGAGCACGCCCAACGAGTCGAAAAACGTTGCGGCCGCAGTCAATCAGTTCGTCGCCGAACCCGGCGCGCCGACGCAACACGTGCCCGCGGCGGGGGTGGAACCCGGTTTACAAGCCCACCTGCCGGCCGGCATCAACCCCGCCCACGCGGCCGGCCCGGCCCCTGCGGCGGCACCCGCCGCTCCGGCCCCCGAGGCGGCTCCCGCACCCGCAGCCGCTCCGGCACCCGCTGCCGCACCCGCACCCGCTCCGGCACCTGCTGCCGCACCCGCACCCCCTCCGGCACCTGCTCCGGCACCCGCGCCCGAGGCGCACCTGCCGGCCGGCATCGACCCGGCGCACGCGGCCGGTCCGGCGCCCGACGCGGCACCCGCCGCACCGGGTCCCGCCCAACCGGTCAACGTGCCGGTCGCGGCTGCGGTCCCGGCGCCACCCGCCCCGGCCGCAGCACCACCGGCGGCCCCACCCGCACCGGAGGCCGCCCCGGCACCCGCGCCGGCACCGGCTCCCGCGCCCGACGCCGCTCCCGCGGCGGCGGCCCCGGGTTTCGGCCCTGACACGCCGCCCACGCAGGACTTCATGTACCCGTCGATCGGCACCAACTGCCTGGCGGACGGCACCAGCGCCATCGCCACCGCGTTGTCGGTGGCGGGGCCGGCCAAGATTCCCGCTCCCGGCCCGGGACCCGGCCAGACCGCCTACGTATTCACCGCGGTCGGCACGCCCGGACCCGCCGAGGTGCAGAAGCTGCCGCTGAACGTCACCTGGGTGAACCTGACCACCGGCAAGTCGGGCACCGTCGCCCTGCAGCCGCGTCCGGACATCAACCCGGAGGGTCCGACCACCTTGAGCGCGATCGTCGACACCGGCTCGGGCAGCATCATGTCGACGATCTTCGGGCAGGTCACCACCAAGGAAAAGCAGTGCCAGTTCCTGCCCACCATCGGCTCGACGGTGGTGCCGTAA